GAGCCGTTCACCCTCGAGGTGCTCGAGTGGTTTCGCACGTTGCCACCGGGCGCGGTGACCGACGCCCACGCCGCCATCTCGGAGCTGGGCGCGGACATGCGCCGCGCCCTCGAGCGCTTCGACGTGCTCTTGTGCCCGACGATCCCGGTGGAGCCGTGGGAAGTCGGCACCATGGCGCCGACCTTGGATCGCGTCACGGCCTTCGAGCGCATCGGCACCCTGGCGGGCTACACGGCGATCCACAACATCGCGGGCACACCGGCGATGAGCGTCCCGCTCGGCATGTCGCAACGCGGGCTACCGGTCGGCAGCCACTTTGCTGCAGCCGAAGGCCGGGAAGCGACGCTCTTCTCCTTGGCCTACGAGCTGGAAGAAGCCGCGCCGTGGCGACGCCGATTGCCGGCGTCGCGCTGACACAGCGCTCCCTGGGCTTTCATCACGGAGCGATGCCTGTGCGGCCGCGCGTTGAAGGGGAACCGGGTCTCTCCGGTTGTCGCACTTGGTCCTGGTTGCGCCGACTAGGGTTAGCGCCTACCGTGCTGCACCATGGCGGAACTGTTCGGATTCAACCCCAGCGATTGGCTGGACGAGGGATTCAACGTAGAGCTTCGTTTCGCAGCGCCACCCGACGAAGCGTTGCTCACACGCCTGGGCAAGGCCGCAGGCAGCTTCCGGGGGGGCTCCCTCGGCTTCGCGTTCACGGGTCCTTTCGCCGTGGTCTCGCTTCTGCCGCATCCGGGTAGAGAGCGAGCCGCCCTCGACGAGCTCGCGGCGCTCTTGTCGGCTCAAGCCGGCGACGCACTGCTGGAAGGCGTCGTGCTCAACGCAGTCGAGCAGCCCGAGGAAGAGCTTCCGAAAAGTCCGGGGCCCGCGCTGCCCGGCTCGACGCGGCCGGTGGATCCGAGCCTCGCCCAGCCCCAGCCCTCACCCGTTCTCGAGGCTGCGAAGCAAGCTGTGAACGAGGCCGCCGTTCGTGCTCAGCTCGACAAGTTTCTCGAGGCGGCCAAAGAGCAACCCTTCCCTCTCACTCCTATCGAGCCCACCGTCGACCGCGTCGAATTGCCGGCCCCGCTTCGATCTCTGGACTGCAAGCCGGCGAAGTGGCTGTACGGGGTCTTCTGGCTGCACGGCGTCAAGCGCATACCGGACGTCGAGTGGCCCAAGGGCATGGTCTTCAACGCGATGATCGCGGTGCGCGGCCATCGCGCACTGCTCGACGCCCACACCGAGCCACGCCGGCTGTTCTACAACCACGGGGCGACCGAGCTACTCGTGCTGGAAGACGGCGCGGTTCGCCCTGTCTACCGCATGCCGGACTACGACCAGGGCTTCAGCTGGGTGCACTGGATCGATGACGGACATGTCGTCATCGGGACCACGAAGCGGACGGTGATTGTTGCACTGGAGAGCGGCGCCGAGGTCGCCGCGTCCAGCGGCGGGGGCGAAGTGTCCGCGGCCGTTGGGGGGCGCGTGATGACCAGCGTGTCCAACGGCGTCTGTCGCTTGCTGTACTGGGACCAAGACAAGCTCACTGTCCTGGCGCGCTACTCACATCCCGATTTGTCCCTCGGACCCACGATCGGCGACCTTCCCACGCTGCGAATCGGCGATCGGTTCTGGACGACAACCGGCTTGAAGGAAGCCGTGGAGAAGCTTCAGGCCAAGACCAAGAAGGGGAAAGCGAAGAAGGCTCCCGCGCGCCGGAGCAAGAAGCCGACCCTGGAGCCGATGCCCATCGACCAGCTCACCCCGGACCAAGAGGTTGTGCCGTTCGGCGAGGCGGACATCGAGGCGTTTGCCGCCGCGGGTTTCGACGTGCGGCCGCAAAGCAAGTTTCGCGAGCAAGAGGCCTTCGTCCAAGATGGCGTGCGCGTGGGGATCTGCTCCCAAGGCGTCGCGGTGCAGCGACCAGGTGAGGCGCCGCGGGTAGTCAGGTGGACATCGAGCTCAGGCTCGGGTTGGCAGTTGACGAAATTGAGGCTGAAGGAAGAGCGACTGTTCGCCACGCACACCAACGACATCGTCGAGGCCCACCTCGACGATGAGGCGTTGGTTTTTGCCGACAGCTTGATGGGTACCGGCTTTGGCTACATGCAGGACATCCAGCCCCAATCCGCGGACCGGCTGCTCGTGCACGCCAGCAAGGGGGTACTGGTGCTCGAGCGACATGACGGCAAGCTCACGCGCGGTGAGTTCCTGAAGGTGAGCAAACCCTACTTCTTGGTTGTCGCGCCGAGCCTGGGGCAAGCCCTCATCTTGTCGGAGGCCAAGCAGCGAGTGATCGTGGCCAGCCTTTCCCCCCTGAAGAAACTCGCGGCATTCACCGAGGACATCTACGACGTCCGAATCTCACCCGACGGCTGGCACCTGGCCGACCCACGACGCAACCTCGCTTGGCGCGTCACCACCGGATGACGCTTCGTGCCCCCCGTGCCGCGTCGCACCACGCTTCGGCCGCGTCCGAAAAGCGGACATTCGAGGCCGCTCACTCGCCGCACCCCCGTTTGATGTCCGCTTTTCGGACATGCGTCAGACTTCGCCCTAGGGACGTCCGGCGCGGGACGGGGTTCGCGCCGGACCAACAAATGAAGCGTCAAACACCGTCAGCGTCGCGCGGTGGGACGCGCGAGCTGATCAGCGACCCACTTTTCCGCTTCCGACATGGTGGCGAAGTGCGCGCAGGGCCACTTGTTGGGGCTCACGGCGTCGAAGGCCGTCAGCGCCGTGCGCATGAAGGTGCCCGGAACCACGCGCGCCTCGCACACCGTGGAGCGGAGCAGCACGTCCCGGTGCTTTTGGAGCAACGCCGACGTGGCGTTGCGCACGTCCGCTGGACCGAGCACGGGATTGTAACGACTGAAGTCGATGATGTACGCCACCCGGGGATGGCGTCGCGAGAGGAGCTCGTAGCGCGCAAACAGCCGCTCGAGCTGCTCGATGCTCACGACATCCGGGAACGTGACCACGACGACGGGCAGACGATCCTCGTCCACGGTGATCTCGGCCATGCGAGCAGCAAGCTAGCACGCCGGCGGCAGGGTCAAAGCGCGATCGTTTCGTGGCAGCCGCCGCCGTCGAGCTTGGCGCCGTGGGCCGAGAGGCTGACGGTCACGGCGGGGCCGTATTCCTGGACCTCGAGGCGGGCGACGCCTTTCGAGTCGTACCAGCGGCGCGTGCGCGGCGTGCTCAGGGGGACGCCGGGGCCCGCCTGACAGCCGCTGGACGTCGGAATGTCGACGTCGCTCGTGGTGTCGATGGGACAGGGCGGCGGATCGAGCTCCAGGGTGGAGCTCGCCCAGCGGACTCCGTTGAACATCGTGCCGTCCTCGCTCTCGAAGTCGCCACTGTTCCACTCGAACTCCGGAACGTTCCCCAGATCCAGCAGGTAGCCCCCGGTCGCCGGCTGCAGCGGCGGGCCGTTGCCCTCGTCCACGTAGAAGCGGCCGCCGCTCAGGGGCTGCACCAGGGTGACGAAGTCACTGCAGTGCATGTAGCCCATCGGAATGCGAAAGGGCGGATCGCCGCCGCACGGGTCGTCCTTCGAGAAGCTGCCGCCCATCTCGCAGGCACGGCACATCTCCGCGCGGGCGGCCGCGTCGGACGCGGGCGCGGTGTCCGGCTCTTCACAGCCGACGAGGCGCCGCTGGGCGAGCACGCCGCGCCAGCCCTTCACGATCGGCAGCGGCGGCAGGCCGGCGGTGGTCCACGTGGCGGTGCAAGCAGAGCGGCCGGCGAGGGCGGCGCTGGCTTCGGCAGCGCCGAGGGAGAGCGCCATCGCGAAGGCCAGCCGCGCTTCTTTCGGCTGGGCCGAGAGCGCGCGCCCGCGGAGCAGCCACGCCTCCCGCACGATGCTCGGATCCCGCGTGAGGGAGCGCGCGAGATCGAAGTCACGCACGTTGGGGTGGCCGGAAACCAGGCGGGCCCGGCCGCGCTCGAGGCGCGCCCGCGCGTCGTAGGGCCGCGCGCGGATGGCGTCGTCGAAGGCGGCGATGGCGGCGGCGTGCTCCCCCGTCTTCTCCAAGGCCATGCCGCGGTCGAACGCCTCGCGATAGCCGACGCACTTCTCGCCAGGCGCTGGCCCGGCCTGCGCGCGGCGAGCCGGCGACGGCGGCGTCTCGACCGCAGGTGACGGCGGCTGAACGGCCGCAACGGGCAGACGGCGCTCCGCTGGAGCGCGCTGTCCGTTGCAGGCGACGACAGCGAGCAGCGACCCTGCCGCCATCCCTTTGCGCAAGCCGCGACGCATGTCCATGACTCACTCCGAGAAGCTCACGCTGGCGCCGACACTCTGGGCTTCCCCGCTGAAAGGCGAGACTCGCGTCGAAAGCAAGCGCACCTTGTAGCACTGGCCGCGCGGCGTGGTGGTGTCCTTGATGGACATCTGCACCGTCTTCACGTGGCCCGCGGGCGCGAACACCACCGTGGCGGAGAGCGCAGAAGGTCCGCTCATGCTCTTGCACCCGAAGGCCGCGAACTGACTCTGCTGCTTCACGTTGCGCTGCGCTTCCGTCGCGTCGAAGGGCGGCAGCTCCGGCTTCTTCTTTGCTGCGGGTCGGGGCGCCGTGCGCTTCGTGGGCGCCGCGCTCGGCTCGGGCGCGACCTCCGGCGGAGGCCTGGGCGCGCGTTTGAAGGTCCGCGCCACCACGGGTCGCGGTGGGCGGCGCACGCGGTGGCCCGGCCGGAACAGCAAGAAGCCGCCCACCACGCCGACCGCCAGCAGCAAACACGCTGCGCCGATCAGCGCGAAGATCAGCCCGCCGCGGGACTTCTTCGGCTCCGGGAGCGCGCGGCTGGTGGGTGCTGCCGTGGCGGCGGCCGGGCGTTCCACGGACGCAGCGGTGACCCCGCGTTCCGACGCCTGGTGCTCGGACAGCGGCAGGGTGCCGCCCATCGGCGACGGTGCCGTTGGAGGGATCACCGAACGGGCGATGCTGGACGAGCTCGGCATCGGCGGAGGGTGAAACGTGGAGCTCACCGGCAAGCCCAGCGTGCCGAGCAACGCCGCAAAGGCCTCTCCCGCCGTGGCGTAGCGCAACGCGGGATCGCGCACGGTGCAGCGCGCGAACCAGTCGTCGAACCCGGGCGGCAGGCGATCTGCCAGGCCCAGCTCCGCGGCCCGCACGCTGGGCGCTTCCAGGGGCTCGAACAAGATCTCGCGCATCAACGCCGGCATGGACGCCTCCGCCGCGTGCGCCGCGCGCCAATAAGCACGCCCGGTGAGGAGCCAGTAGGCGATGAGCCCGATGGACCAAACGTCCGTCGCTGGCGACACCTTGGCCGACAGCTCCGTCTGTTCCGGCGCCATCCACAGCGGCGTGCCCATGGCCGCCGTCGCCGTCTGCCGCGCCTGGGCGGCAACCTTGGCGATGCCGAAGTCGAGCACCTTCACGATGGTCGGGTGCGTGGTGCTGTGGGTGGCCGCCAGAAACACGTTCTCCGGCTTCACGTCACGATGGACGATGCCCGCCGCATGGGCCGCCGCCAGGGCATGGCACAAAGGCCGGAGCACGCTCAGCGCCTCATCCATGGACATCGGCCCGCGCCCGGGCAGGTAGTGGCCGAGGTCCTCGCCCTCGAGCAGCTCCATCGCGATCCACGGCACCCCCAGCGTGGGGTCTACCCCCGCGCCGACCACTTCCACTACGTGATCGCTCGCGATGAGCCCGCCCACCTTGGCTTCTTGCACGAAGCGCTCCCGCAAGCTCGGATCCGCCACCAACGCGGGGTGCATCACCTTGATCGCCCGGCGCTTGCCGGTGGACGCCTGCTCCGCCACGTACACCGCGCCCATGCCCCCGGCGCTGAGCGGCGCCACGATGCGGAAATCGCCACCGATGACCGTTCCAGCAGGAATCGAAGCGACGGCCGGCGTCACCCGTGCAGGTTAGCGCACTAGCGCCCTCGGCCATAGGGCTACACTCGCAGCCATGGCGCGACTGGTGAGCGCGCGCTGCCCGAACTGCGGCGCGCACGTGAAGCTCGATCCCACGCAGGACTTCGTCACCTGCACGTATTGCGGCACCAGCGCGCTGATCGAGCGCGACCCGTCCCGCGAGCGACCGGTGGGAACACCGGTGATCGTGGTTCCACCGAGCAGCAGCGCGCCTCTCGTCGCGATCGCCGTCGCGGTGTTGGTGCTGGCCGCAGCCAGCGCGGGCTTGGTGGTGTGGCTGTCCGCCGGCAAGACCATGCCGCGCCCGCCGATCCCGGGCATCGCGGCGCCCCCGCCCACCGCGGCGAAGCCCGCCGCCCCGCGCTACTACGCGAACAATCGACGTCCCATGTTCGCCGACTTCGACGGCGACGGCGCCACGGACTTCGTGTTCTCGTTCCATGAGGTCGGCAAATCGGGCGACGCCTACGGCGGCTTCGACGGTAAGAGCGGCAAGCTCTTGTGGAAGACCGCGGAGCTTGGTTCCGCGGCGTACCAACATTCTGCGGCCCTGGTCGGTGGCCGGCTGTTGCTCGCCTCTCCCACCGGAGAGCTGACGGCCTACGTGCTTCGCGATGGCGCGCGGCAGTGGACCACCACCCTCGGGGACAAGGCCAAACGCTTCTGCGCCGCCGGGCAAAACGTGCGTGTGTTGCTCTCCGACGGACGCGCCCTGGGCATCGATCTGGCGACCGGCAAGCAGAGCCCCGCCGACGCCAAGGCCGACTGTCACGACACCCAGCGCGACGACGCGCTCCGCTTGCCCCCCAGTCGCACGGGCTTTGCGCTCGACACCGCAGGCCCCGAGCAGACGTCCTGGAGCTGCGTGAGCACGACCGTGCGCGGCAGCTACAACTTCTTCGTTCCGGATCCCTGCCCCAAACAACTGGGCCTACGCTCGTCCAGGTTCCCGACCCTCAACGCCAAGGGCATGGTGCAGACCCCCGACGGCTGGGCGATCTTCGGCACGCGCCCGGAAGGCACCGAGTCTCCCATGGTGGGCTTCTTCGGCAAGGGCCGCCTGCTGTGGAGCGCGGCGCTGCACCCGGACAATCCCTTGGCCGCGCGCCCCGGCTCACCGAAAGGCGTCGTCACGCCGCACACCATCGTCGCCAGCTACACCGCCGTGGCGGGCAGCGAAGAGCACGTCGTCGCCTTCGGCCTCGCCAGTGGCAAGCGCCTGTGGGACGTGAAAGCGCCCTGGTCCGTGAGCCAGATGGCGGGCACGGACGACGCCATCGCGCTCCTGGGCACCAGCAAGGCGATGGTGCTGGCCACGCGAGACGGCCGCGAGCGCTTCCGCTTCGGCAACGATTGATTGTCGGGGCGGCGCGATGCCCGTCAGGTTTCGAGAGCTCGCGGGGCGCCGTGGGACCAGCGCCAGGCGGCATCCACGACGTCGAGGGCGACCTGGAACAGCTCTCGAGCGACGGCGCGCGCAGCAAGCTGGATCCGCGTGCGGAGCGTCGGGCGCTCGGCCTTCGGCCACAGGCTCGCGGCAATGCTCTCGGCTTCGGCTTGGAGCGCCGTCGCGCAGTCGTCGTCCACGCCGTCGATCAGCGTCGCGGGGCGCGGCGTCTCTTCTTTGATTTGCGGCATCGTGACGCGCGCTTCGTCGAACAGATCTTCACCCAGGCCGATGATGGTCGCCAGGTGCGCGCTCTGACGGCGAGACGAGGGCGGCGGCGGCTTGAGCTCGTGAATGTCACTGTCGCCGCGTCGCACCACCACCCCCATCGGGCGAGAGGCGATCTCGAGATCGGAAATCATCTGCGCGCTGGCCATCCTGCTACCTCACGATCTGCGCTGGGCGCCCCCAAGGCATGGCCGAGGTTCGGGCCTCGGGGCAAGAAACTCGCACGGTTCACGCCGCCCGCCGGATCCCGGAGCGGGCACGACGACGCCGCGCGGGCACGGCGCGGCGCTGGCGGGCGCGCTCGTCCGCTTCGAGCTCGAGCACGAGGTCGAGAGCCAAGGCCTGCACGCGGGCGAGAGCGCGGGGCGAAGTGCAGGGCGGGGTCATCGCCACCGAGAGCGAGAAGCCCGACGGCGTGGTCACGGGCACCACGGACGCGGTGCTGGCGGGCAGCAGCGCGCGCAACAGCGACGGCACGCGGCGGAGCGACGTGACGCACACCTCTTGCAGCCAGAGCTCGAGCAGCACTTCTTCTTCTCCGTCCGGCAAGGGCGCATGGCCGACGATGGTGCTGCGGGCCTCGTCGCCGATGACGTCGACCACGGAGACGACGGCGGTCTCCGTCAGCGTCAATACTTCCAGCGCGAAGCGCTCGAGGCGCCGCTCGGCGCGCTCGACCACCGGCGGTGGGATGGTGCTCTCGGTCAGATCGAAGGGTGCGTCCAGGTCCACGGTGTCCCCACGCGATCCACAGCAGAGCCGGGAGCGCGGGGCCAAGTTCGCGGCAGTCCGGCCTCAGGGCGGGTCCAAGAGCATGCCGCCGTCCATCCGCGTTCCGCCGGAGATTTCCTTGCCCGGCGCGCCGTTGATGGGCTTTTCGTGCCACCACTGAAATTCGTGGAGGCCGTAGTGCCAGGAGGCCACCCGGAGGCGAGCGTCGCTCACCCGGACCACGGCGAAGCTGTGCCGCAGGTGCTTGGCGGCGCCCACGTTGTAGATGTCGTGCCCCGCCCAGCGATAGCGGCCGGACGCGTGATAGTGCCCGTGGAAGATGGCGATCACGTTGTGCCCCTCGAGGGCGCGCGCCAAGCGCTCGCGGTAGTCGCCGCGACCGAACCAGTTGTCGTCCGAGAACGGGCCCCGGAGCGGGAAGTGGAAGTAGAGGATGACGGGACGCTCCCCGCCGACGGCGCTCAGGTCCTTTGCCAGCCAGCGGAGCCCGGCGTCGTCCGGTGCTTCTCCCAGACACACCAGGTGCACGTCGTCCCAGTCGAAGGCGTAGCGCATGCCTCCGTGACGCTCGCGCACGCGATCCAACACGTACCAGCTGTGGTGCTTGTCGTGATTGCCGAAGGCTTCGAACACCGGGTAGTGCACCAGGCCGTCGTCCCCGTTCAGGCCGTAGTACTGGACGAAGTACCGCCACTGCCAAGGGTCGCCGTTCTCCGTGAGATCTCCCGTGATCAGCAGGCCGCGGGGCCTTTCAATGGTGCCCCCCAGCCGCTGGGGCCAGGGGCGACCGGGCATTCTGTTCATGTCGCGGATGGCCCGCGCGTTGACGGCTTCGGTGCCCTTCGGGTCCTTCACCGGGTCGTGCAGCGCGCCCAGCAGGTCCCGCTCCGAGGAGCCGAAGCCGAAGTGCGTGTCGGAGGCGACGAGAAATGTCACGTCCGTACCGCCCAGGCGCTTGTCGCGCCGCGCCGGCGGGTGCGTCGTGGCCGCCGTGGAGCGCGCGCTGGCCAC
This window of the Polyangiaceae bacterium genome carries:
- a CDS encoding serine/threonine protein kinase; translated protein: MTPAVASIPAGTVIGGDFRIVAPLSAGGMGAVYVAEQASTGKRRAIKVMHPALVADPSLRERFVQEAKVGGLIASDHVVEVVGAGVDPTLGVPWIAMELLEGEDLGHYLPGRGPMSMDEALSVLRPLCHALAAAHAAGIVHRDVKPENVFLAATHSTTHPTIVKVLDFGIAKVAAQARQTATAAMGTPLWMAPEQTELSAKVSPATDVWSIGLIAYWLLTGRAYWRAAHAAEASMPALMREILFEPLEAPSVRAAELGLADRLPPGFDDWFARCTVRDPALRYATAGEAFAALLGTLGLPVSSTFHPPPMPSSSSIARSVIPPTAPSPMGGTLPLSEHQASERGVTAASVERPAAATAAPTSRALPEPKKSRGGLIFALIGAACLLLAVGVVGGFLLFRPGHRVRRPPRPVVARTFKRAPRPPPEVAPEPSAAPTKRTAPRPAAKKKPELPPFDATEAQRNVKQQSQFAAFGCKSMSGPSALSATVVFAPAGHVKTVQMSIKDTTTPRGQCYKVRLLSTRVSPFSGEAQSVGASVSFSE
- a CDS encoding metallophosphoesterase — its product is MRRAVVVALVLIALVGGAWWWRQSRGVLPPAVASARSTAATTHPPARRDKRLGGTDVTFLVASDTHFGFGSSERDLLGALHDPVKDPKGTEAVNARAIRDMNRMPGRPWPQRLGGTIERPRGLLITGDLTENGDPWQWRYFVQYYGLNGDDGLVHYPVFEAFGNHDKHHSWYVLDRVRERHGGMRYAFDWDDVHLVCLGEAPDDAGLRWLAKDLSAVGGERPVILYFHFPLRGPFSDDNWFGRGDYRERLARALEGHNVIAIFHGHYHASGRYRWAGHDIYNVGAAKHLRHSFAVVRVSDARLRVASWHYGLHEFQWWHEKPINGAPGKEISGGTRMDGGMLLDPP
- a CDS encoding PQQ-binding-like beta-propeller repeat protein; its protein translation is MARLVSARCPNCGAHVKLDPTQDFVTCTYCGTSALIERDPSRERPVGTPVIVVPPSSSAPLVAIAVAVLVLAAASAGLVVWLSAGKTMPRPPIPGIAAPPPTAAKPAAPRYYANNRRPMFADFDGDGATDFVFSFHEVGKSGDAYGGFDGKSGKLLWKTAELGSAAYQHSAALVGGRLLLASPTGELTAYVLRDGARQWTTTLGDKAKRFCAAGQNVRVLLSDGRALGIDLATGKQSPADAKADCHDTQRDDALRLPPSRTGFALDTAGPEQTSWSCVSTTVRGSYNFFVPDPCPKQLGLRSSRFPTLNAKGMVQTPDGWAIFGTRPEGTESPMVGFFGKGRLLWSAALHPDNPLAARPGSPKGVVTPHTIVASYTAVAGSEEHVVAFGLASGKRLWDVKAPWSVSQMAGTDDAIALLGTSKAMVLATRDGRERFRFGND